A genomic region of uncultured Paludibaculum sp. contains the following coding sequences:
- the lptD gene encoding LPS assembly protein LptD — MRGILQNQEGDVTHLREKAEVESVEYLLTADEIDYNQELGIAEARGHVHFTNFVSAEQLWADRIDFNFKESSGTFYKVHGSAYGKIDQRPGILTTGNPFLFEGDWAEKFKDRYVLHDGLITNCEMPHAWWTLRAPTIDLVPNDRALAYKSWLRLKSIPLLYSPVFYKDLSSNARRSGFLTPNIGNSNRRGLMFGLGYFWAINRSYDLTYRPQYFTQRGLANTVDFRGKPTANSDFNAYVYGVNDRGYLENDGTRTKQGGYIISITGKAQLPNGFYARGVFNYLSSLTFRQAFTESFNEAVVSEVNSVGFVKKDWSSYSLNLVFTRQQNFQSLQPGDTILVQKLPQIEFDSRDRQINKKVLPIWVSWDTSAGLVRRTQPLFQTRQSVQRFDAQPRIMTALHWKDIHLIPAFSLRETYYGASFLTAAEQQSGKEVTGKDINRFTREFSADLILPTLERVYDAPKWIGSKLKHTIEPRASFRTVSGVQDFNRIIRFDEMDLLSNMTEVEVSLANRLWAKTKTGTIYDFFNWELRQKRYLDPDFGGALIPGQRNVFLTSTDLTPYAFLDQLRNYSPIVSSMRIQPRPGFSVEWRDDYDPLRGKITNSSITADARVDQYFVSLGHNKVSCVPLVGVDPGQRDQFCADAPSGQLLSPPSNQLRAMIGLGQENKRGWNAGFLAIYDYKTATMQYANTQLTYNTSCCAFSGQFRRFNIGSRNENQFRVAFVIANIGSFGTLKRQERLF, encoded by the coding sequence ATGCGCGGCATCCTCCAGAATCAAGAGGGCGACGTGACCCATCTCCGCGAGAAGGCGGAAGTCGAGTCCGTCGAGTACCTGCTGACGGCGGACGAGATCGATTACAACCAGGAGCTGGGCATCGCCGAGGCTCGCGGCCACGTTCACTTCACCAACTTCGTCAGCGCCGAACAGCTTTGGGCCGACCGCATCGACTTCAACTTCAAGGAGAGCTCCGGCACTTTCTACAAAGTGCATGGCTCCGCCTACGGCAAGATCGATCAACGGCCCGGCATCCTCACAACTGGAAATCCCTTTTTGTTCGAAGGAGATTGGGCGGAGAAGTTCAAGGATCGCTACGTCCTGCATGACGGCCTTATTACCAACTGTGAGATGCCCCACGCCTGGTGGACCCTGCGCGCGCCGACCATTGATCTGGTCCCCAACGACCGCGCTCTCGCTTACAAGAGTTGGCTTCGACTGAAAAGTATCCCGCTGCTGTACTCCCCGGTCTTCTACAAAGACCTGTCGAGCAATGCTCGCCGCAGCGGGTTCCTGACTCCTAATATCGGCAATAGCAACCGCCGCGGCCTAATGTTTGGGCTCGGCTACTTCTGGGCGATCAACAGGAGCTACGACCTCACCTACCGGCCCCAGTACTTCACCCAGCGTGGTTTGGCCAATACCGTCGACTTCCGTGGCAAGCCGACAGCAAATTCCGATTTCAATGCGTACGTTTACGGTGTGAACGATCGTGGATACCTTGAGAATGACGGTACCCGCACGAAGCAGGGTGGCTACATCATCTCCATCACCGGCAAGGCTCAGTTGCCCAACGGCTTCTACGCACGCGGCGTATTCAATTACCTCAGCAGTCTCACCTTTCGTCAGGCATTCACGGAAAGCTTCAACGAAGCAGTGGTATCTGAAGTAAACAGTGTTGGTTTTGTGAAGAAGGATTGGTCGTCCTATAGCTTGAATCTGGTCTTCACCCGGCAGCAGAACTTCCAGAGCCTGCAGCCCGGCGACACCATTCTGGTGCAGAAGTTGCCCCAGATCGAGTTCGACAGCCGCGACCGGCAGATCAACAAGAAAGTGCTGCCGATCTGGGTGTCGTGGGACACCAGTGCCGGTCTGGTACGGCGGACTCAGCCTCTCTTCCAGACACGCCAGTCGGTGCAGCGCTTCGACGCGCAGCCGCGCATCATGACGGCGCTCCATTGGAAGGACATTCATCTGATTCCCGCGTTCTCACTGCGCGAGACCTACTACGGGGCGTCGTTTCTCACCGCCGCTGAACAGCAGAGCGGCAAAGAGGTCACGGGCAAGGACATTAACCGGTTTACACGTGAGTTCTCGGCTGACCTGATCCTGCCTACACTTGAGCGTGTCTATGACGCGCCCAAATGGATCGGTTCCAAGCTCAAGCACACTATCGAGCCGCGGGCTTCCTTCCGCACCGTCTCGGGCGTTCAGGACTTCAACCGCATCATCCGTTTCGACGAGATGGACCTGTTGTCCAATATGACAGAGGTTGAGGTTTCGCTGGCTAACCGATTGTGGGCCAAGACAAAAACAGGCACCATCTACGACTTCTTCAATTGGGAGCTGCGCCAGAAGCGGTATCTCGACCCTGACTTTGGCGGCGCCCTGATTCCTGGCCAGCGCAATGTCTTCCTGACGTCGACCGACCTGACACCATACGCGTTTCTCGACCAGCTCCGGAACTACTCGCCCATTGTCTCCTCCATGCGGATCCAGCCCCGGCCGGGCTTCAGCGTCGAGTGGCGTGACGACTACGACCCGCTCCGCGGCAAGATTACCAACAGCAGCATCACGGCGGATGCTCGGGTAGACCAGTACTTTGTCTCGCTGGGCCACAACAAGGTATCGTGCGTGCCGCTGGTGGGGGTCGACCCCGGGCAGCGCGACCAGTTCTGCGCCGACGCTCCTTCCGGCCAGCTCCTCTCGCCGCCGTCGAACCAGTTGCGCGCGATGATCGGTTTGGGCCAGGAGAACAAGCGCGGCTGGAATGCCGGGTTCCTGGCCATCTACGACTACAAGACCGCGACCATGCAATACGCCAACACTCAGCTCACGTACAACACGAGCTGTTGCGCGTTCAGCGGTCAATTCAGACGGTTTAACATCGGTTCCAGAAATGAGAATCAGTTCCGGGTGGCCTTCGTCATCGCCAATATCGGCAGCTTCGGCACGCTGAAACGGCAAGAACGCCTGTTCTAG
- a CDS encoding RDD family protein translates to MRCRYCGAENHSHQMRCAKCQRRMDEGNGYYPIVDGAAAPDLDYQPERPSSEQAQRLKAVHSNPAVERTGGRPMQPPLFPYREPRKVIGLGDYDAPQPSAPRQRGPSAPRARKQTAGQTAFDFETPAPPSQPFSREMDRRSDYPVAPLVLRGMATLFDCGLVLGMVGLFLLTVRLSLGSIPTGIPFYFCYGFATILIAGVYKLLFCMFGQVTLGLQGAHLQIVSFDGHRPTSSQRFVRMFSGWISLASVGMGVLWSVADRDSLTWHDHISQTFLTHYDPEEDDEE, encoded by the coding sequence ATGCGTTGCAGATACTGCGGAGCCGAGAACCATTCCCATCAGATGCGTTGCGCGAAGTGCCAGCGCCGCATGGACGAAGGCAACGGGTACTACCCCATCGTCGACGGCGCCGCCGCGCCGGATCTCGACTATCAACCGGAGCGACCATCCAGCGAGCAGGCCCAGCGCCTGAAGGCCGTCCATTCCAATCCCGCCGTCGAACGCACTGGGGGCCGCCCGATGCAGCCGCCGTTGTTCCCTTACCGCGAGCCTCGCAAGGTGATCGGGTTGGGCGACTACGACGCACCCCAACCATCGGCACCACGCCAGCGTGGCCCATCCGCGCCTCGCGCGCGCAAGCAGACAGCCGGTCAGACGGCATTCGATTTCGAAACGCCGGCACCGCCCAGCCAGCCGTTTAGCCGGGAGATGGACCGCCGCAGCGATTACCCAGTGGCGCCCCTGGTGTTGCGGGGCATGGCGACTCTTTTCGACTGCGGACTTGTGCTCGGCATGGTGGGTTTGTTCCTCCTGACGGTGCGACTCTCGCTGGGTTCGATCCCGACTGGGATACCGTTCTACTTCTGCTACGGCTTCGCGACCATCCTGATCGCCGGCGTGTACAAACTGCTGTTCTGCATGTTCGGCCAGGTGACCTTGGGCCTCCAGGGTGCGCACTTGCAGATCGTAAGCTTCGACGGCCACCGGCCCACGTCATCGCAGCGTTTTGTCCGCATGTTCTCCGGCTGGATCAGCCTGGCAAGCGTGGGAATGGGCGTTCTTTGGTCGGTGGCGGACCGCGACTCGCTGACGTGGCACGACCACATCTCGCAGACCTTTCTCACTCACTACGATCCCGAAGAGGACGACGAAGAGTAA
- the rplT gene encoding 50S ribosomal protein L20 has translation MPRVKRSTNRRDARRKTLKLAKGFFLTKSKLYRAAQEAVEKALRYGYVGRRRKKREYRALFILRVNAGCRANGTSYSKFIGGLKKAGIELNRKILADLALNEPKAFSALVEKAKAALV, from the coding sequence GTGCCAAGAGTTAAACGATCTACAAACCGCCGCGACGCGCGGCGGAAAACGCTGAAGCTGGCAAAAGGCTTCTTCCTCACTAAGAGCAAGTTGTATCGCGCCGCCCAGGAAGCCGTTGAAAAGGCTCTCCGCTATGGGTATGTCGGCCGTCGCCGCAAGAAGCGCGAATACCGGGCCCTGTTCATCCTGCGCGTGAACGCTGGATGCCGGGCGAACGGAACCAGCTACTCGAAGTTCATCGGTGGGCTGAAGAAGGCCGGGATTGAACTGAACCGCAAAATCCTCGCAGACTTGGCTTTGAATGAACCGAAGGCTTTTTCGGCGCTCGTCGAAAAGGCCAAGGCCGCCCTCGTTTAG
- a CDS encoding response regulator codes for MQNTDEQVNGQAPVETVPRESWLHQFGQLGQPHTSWMTGAIEAAAVGFALVTHETRLFVHANRRMSALTGYSLAELTCLPLQRLVHPDDRAVIFEQYDRLLAGQLSEFTAERRWVRKDGRVIWVYAKVSVAGASGGSPAQFVLVAEDITDRKRLQTELLVKREQLQLIQDATGVSTWEIDVDHDVFHASPEMLRLCGLPDAALDHRHALDTIHPDDRPIVDKAVASAIVDGRNATYQHRVVLPGGETRWLRSHCRVVIDEVTGVRRIMGVSLDITDQKEAELRIERNEQRLRRLIDRLPDGAIHLESGALHLNRAAERLLGHTPEDLEAVALAFAEAEQQSALDELTAGEPPRRVATIRRHDGARRVVEFSGYSDDDIQVWLLHDITALRQVQEELERAKDASEAASRAKSEFLANMSHEIRTPMNGVIGMTELLVASGLKPDQLEYAHIVKRSADSLLTLINDILDFSKIEAGKLDLDSVDFPLGQTIHEALQPLALRADEKGLELLCHTMADVPEFVQGDPTRLRQILTNLVGNAIKFTPAGEIEVSVSIEAVHADAWDLHFRVKDTGIGVPLEKQQAIFAAFSQADASTTRKYGGTGLGLSICTRLVQMMQGRLWIESEPGVGSTFHFTARYLRPVDPGIRPFTKNPSCLRGRRILLVDDNATNRRILAETFARWGMLVESASSVAEAIQVLHPDTPVHPPISFVVTDCHMPGQDGFALLDHIKQDAELKHNPVVMLTSGYQQKDRHHGESAQLAALLMKPVASHALMDTILEVVCSSEHRNSKAAPIHLQPAAPARRLQILLAEDNPINQRVGIALLGRLGHTVELVQNGAQAVARIQEQSFDVVFMDIEMPEMDGWAASAAIRAWENGSGRKIPIIAMTAHAMAGYREQCLAAGMDAYVSKPVSLESLSRAIDEVSPHTDWPAATAPTAPSA; via the coding sequence ATGCAGAACACTGACGAACAAGTGAACGGCCAGGCACCCGTCGAAACGGTTCCGAGAGAATCCTGGTTGCACCAGTTCGGTCAGCTCGGCCAACCCCACACCTCGTGGATGACCGGGGCGATAGAGGCCGCCGCGGTCGGCTTCGCGCTCGTCACGCACGAGACACGCCTGTTCGTTCACGCCAATCGCCGCATGTCCGCTCTCACCGGTTACTCGCTTGCCGAGTTGACGTGCCTGCCGCTGCAGCGCCTGGTCCACCCCGATGACCGGGCGGTGATCTTCGAGCAGTACGACCGCCTGCTGGCGGGGCAGCTCTCCGAGTTCACGGCAGAGCGTCGATGGGTCCGCAAGGACGGCCGGGTCATCTGGGTCTACGCAAAAGTCTCCGTAGCGGGCGCCTCGGGCGGTAGCCCGGCGCAGTTCGTCCTCGTTGCCGAGGACATCACTGATCGAAAGCGCCTCCAAACGGAACTACTGGTCAAGCGGGAGCAACTCCAGCTCATCCAGGACGCTACCGGTGTCTCCACCTGGGAGATCGATGTCGATCACGACGTGTTTCACGCCTCGCCCGAGATGTTGCGGCTGTGCGGACTGCCTGATGCCGCTCTCGACCATCGGCACGCGCTCGATACCATTCATCCCGACGATCGGCCGATCGTCGACAAGGCCGTCGCCAGCGCCATCGTGGATGGCAGGAACGCCACCTACCAGCACCGTGTAGTCCTCCCCGGCGGGGAGACCCGCTGGCTCAGATCCCATTGCCGCGTCGTAATAGACGAAGTGACCGGTGTGCGCCGCATCATGGGTGTCTCGCTGGACATCACCGACCAGAAGGAGGCGGAACTCCGCATCGAACGGAATGAGCAGCGTCTGCGCCGTCTCATTGACCGTCTGCCCGACGGGGCGATCCATCTCGAGTCCGGAGCTCTTCATCTCAATCGCGCCGCCGAACGACTCCTCGGCCATACGCCCGAGGATCTGGAGGCCGTCGCACTGGCATTCGCTGAAGCGGAACAACAGAGTGCGTTGGACGAGCTCACGGCGGGCGAACCTCCACGCCGGGTCGCCACCATCCGACGCCACGATGGCGCCCGGCGCGTCGTCGAATTCAGCGGCTACTCAGACGACGACATCCAGGTCTGGCTCCTCCACGACATCACCGCCCTGCGGCAGGTTCAGGAAGAGCTCGAGAGGGCGAAAGACGCCTCCGAGGCCGCCAGCCGGGCCAAGAGCGAGTTCCTCGCCAACATGAGCCACGAAATTCGCACCCCGATGAACGGCGTCATCGGCATGACGGAGCTCCTGGTCGCCTCCGGGCTGAAGCCCGATCAGTTGGAGTATGCCCACATCGTCAAGCGGTCGGCGGATTCGCTGCTGACCCTCATCAACGACATCCTCGACTTCTCTAAGATCGAGGCCGGGAAGCTCGACCTGGACTCCGTCGACTTCCCCCTTGGTCAGACCATTCACGAGGCCCTCCAGCCACTGGCCCTGCGCGCGGACGAGAAGGGGCTCGAGCTGCTCTGCCATACCATGGCCGATGTCCCCGAGTTCGTTCAGGGCGATCCCACGCGCCTGCGCCAGATCCTCACGAACCTCGTTGGCAACGCCATCAAGTTCACTCCGGCCGGCGAGATCGAGGTCTCCGTCAGCATCGAGGCCGTCCACGCGGACGCCTGGGATCTGCACTTCCGCGTGAAAGACACCGGAATCGGTGTGCCCCTCGAGAAGCAGCAGGCAATCTTCGCCGCATTCAGCCAGGCCGATGCCTCGACAACGCGCAAGTACGGCGGCACCGGGCTGGGGCTCTCCATCTGCACACGCCTGGTGCAAATGATGCAGGGCCGCCTGTGGATCGAGAGCGAACCTGGCGTGGGCAGTACGTTCCATTTCACGGCCCGCTACCTGCGGCCCGTCGATCCCGGCATACGGCCCTTCACGAAGAATCCGTCGTGCCTTCGGGGGCGCCGCATCCTGCTCGTCGATGACAACGCCACCAACCGCCGTATCCTGGCCGAAACCTTCGCGCGATGGGGCATGCTGGTCGAGAGCGCGTCCAGTGTAGCCGAGGCCATCCAGGTTTTACACCCGGACACACCGGTCCACCCGCCCATCTCTTTCGTCGTTACGGATTGCCACATGCCCGGCCAGGACGGCTTCGCACTGCTCGACCACATCAAGCAGGATGCGGAACTGAAACACAATCCCGTCGTCATGCTCACCTCCGGCTACCAGCAGAAAGACCGTCACCACGGTGAGTCCGCCCAACTCGCGGCGCTGCTCATGAAACCCGTGGCGTCCCATGCCCTGATGGACACTATTTTGGAGGTTGTGTGCTCCAGCGAGCACCGGAACTCCAAGGCTGCGCCGATCCACCTCCAACCGGCCGCCCCCGCTCGCCGTCTCCAGATTCTTCTGGCTGAGGACAACCCCATCAATCAGCGTGTCGGCATCGCCCTGCTCGGCCGCCTCGGCCATACCGTCGAACTCGTCCAGAACGGCGCGCAGGCTGTGGCGCGCATCCAGGAACAGTCCTTCGACGTCGTCTTCATGGATATCGAGATGCCGGAAATGGATGGCTGGGCCGCCTCCGCCGCCATCCGGGCCTGGGAAAACGGGAGCGGCCGGAAGATCCCGATCATCGCCATGACGGCCCATGCCATGGCCGGCTACCGGGAACAATGCCTCGCCGCGGGCATGGACGCATACGTCTCCAAACCAGTCAGCCTCGAGAGCCTCAGCCGGGCCATCGATGAGGTCTCTCCGCACACCGACTGGCCGGCAGCTACCGCCCCAACTGCCCCATCCGCGTGA
- a CDS encoding response regulator codes for MTNHAEQTFDNATLDHLDRLYTIGRDTSRLAHDLNNQFTTIGGFCELMLGSLPEDHPLFDFAQEVARSCARALETIRSLPVSPSPQATRNESSTLLSTLLELIAEAPESWPAIETCFPSNDVAVRVSGPELTEVLSEILRFACGNSTGRGKITIATQNGDGKAKIQFLLSDPLGSWVASSQRRMTMMMLTATLDRLGGSLTASSVAGGEASLKVILPGSYRQSGQSPVPVSIAPVAPRGTDAPPLIMIVDDDPQFRALLSRNLSGEGYRTVEAEDGRAAVARIDKVSPDLVFLDIFMPEPDGFETLRRIRTSYPAIPVVVMSGASAEYLHTATLLGASDAIPKHELPAGLAGVVRKHTAQTTAISG; via the coding sequence ATGACTAACCACGCCGAGCAGACGTTCGACAACGCCACACTGGACCATCTGGACCGGCTCTACACCATCGGCCGTGACACCAGCCGTCTCGCTCACGACCTCAACAACCAGTTCACGACCATCGGGGGATTCTGTGAGCTCATGCTCGGCAGTCTGCCCGAGGACCATCCGCTCTTCGACTTTGCGCAGGAGGTAGCGCGGTCCTGCGCTCGGGCGCTCGAGACGATCCGTTCCCTGCCCGTGTCGCCTTCCCCTCAAGCGACCAGGAATGAGTCCTCAACCCTGCTTTCCACCCTTTTGGAGCTGATCGCCGAGGCGCCGGAGAGCTGGCCCGCGATAGAAACCTGCTTCCCGTCGAATGACGTGGCGGTACGGGTGTCTGGCCCGGAATTGACTGAGGTGCTTAGCGAGATCCTCCGGTTTGCTTGCGGGAATTCGACGGGCAGAGGGAAGATCACCATCGCCACCCAAAATGGCGATGGAAAAGCGAAAATCCAGTTCCTGCTTTCCGACCCGCTAGGTTCGTGGGTGGCGAGTTCGCAAAGGCGCATGACGATGATGATGCTGACGGCCACGCTCGACCGGTTGGGCGGCAGCCTGACCGCATCCTCCGTAGCTGGTGGGGAGGCCTCCCTAAAAGTCATTCTGCCAGGGAGCTACAGACAGAGCGGTCAGTCACCTGTTCCCGTAAGTATCGCGCCCGTCGCCCCGCGCGGCACCGACGCCCCGCCTTTGATCATGATTGTGGACGACGATCCCCAGTTTCGGGCCTTGCTCAGCAGGAACCTAAGCGGCGAAGGATACCGGACCGTGGAGGCAGAGGACGGCCGAGCCGCCGTCGCCCGGATTGACAAGGTGTCACCGGATCTGGTGTTTCTGGACATCTTCATGCCCGAACCGGACGGATTTGAGACACTGCGCCGCATCCGTACCAGCTACCCAGCGATTCCCGTAGTGGTCATGTCCGGAGCATCCGCCGAGTATCTTCACACCGCAACTCTGCTGGGCGCCTCGGACGCCATCCCGAAACATGAACTGCCCGCGGGGCTGGCCGGCGTCGTGCGAAAGCACACCGCCCAAACGACTGCGATTTCAGGCTAA
- the rpmI gene encoding 50S ribosomal protein L35, which produces MAKLKLKTHKGASKRFKKTGTGKIVRNHAFSRHILTSKSRSRKRKLGQSVVADAADQAKLSEMLPY; this is translated from the coding sequence ATGGCAAAGCTCAAGCTGAAAACACACAAAGGCGCGTCCAAACGGTTCAAGAAGACCGGGACTGGCAAGATCGTTCGCAATCATGCGTTCTCCCGCCACATCCTGACCTCCAAATCCCGTTCGCGGAAGCGTAAGCTCGGTCAGTCTGTAGTCGCCGATGCGGCCGATCAGGCTAAACTGTCCGAGATGCTGCCCTACTAA
- the mtgA gene encoding monofunctional biosynthetic peptidoglycan transglycosylase has translation MRKLPRVRQARPLWRRLLVWVLYLVLGYYALIVVALAGLRFIDPPFTGVHVQRRVESWFKKGRYQKRYTFVPLGRISPNFQWAVIAAEDGHFYKHHGFDWEQIRDAVEDGMEDGRIRGASTISQQLVKNLFFTTAGSAIRKGLEFTITPLAELILGKKRILELYLNVIEWGPGVFGAEAAAQYHYHTSAARIGRDQGARLAAILPSPLRRSPGRMDRYSAIILTRMGQLGR, from the coding sequence GTGCGCAAGCTTCCCCGAGTTCGACAGGCGCGGCCGCTATGGCGCCGCTTGCTGGTATGGGTCCTCTATCTGGTTTTGGGTTACTACGCGCTGATCGTGGTCGCCCTGGCAGGTCTACGATTCATCGATCCGCCGTTCACCGGTGTTCACGTACAACGGCGTGTGGAATCGTGGTTTAAGAAGGGCAGGTATCAGAAGCGCTACACCTTCGTGCCGTTGGGGCGCATCTCGCCGAACTTCCAGTGGGCCGTCATCGCGGCCGAAGACGGGCATTTCTACAAGCACCATGGGTTTGATTGGGAACAGATCAGGGACGCGGTGGAGGACGGAATGGAGGATGGCCGCATCCGGGGTGCGTCGACGATCTCACAGCAACTGGTGAAGAACCTGTTCTTCACGACGGCGGGCTCGGCCATCCGGAAGGGGCTGGAGTTCACAATTACACCGTTGGCGGAGCTGATTCTGGGCAAGAAGCGGATTCTGGAACTGTACCTGAACGTGATCGAGTGGGGTCCGGGGGTCTTTGGGGCGGAAGCGGCGGCGCAGTACCACTACCACACGAGTGCGGCCCGGATCGGGCGGGACCAGGGTGCGCGGTTGGCGGCCATCCTGCCCAGCCCGCTGCGGCGCAGTCCCGGCCGCATGGACCGTTATTCGGCCATCATTCTCACGCGGATGGGGCAGTTGGGGCGGTAG
- a CDS encoding cell division protein ZapA encodes MDAGSNEKKLVRVTIFQQPYTLRSSGESGDTEELAHAVDELMNQIATRSAGADPTRVAVLACLHLADKVRQREQEYNRLRTRLVEIDEHLSETLQIDE; translated from the coding sequence GTGGACGCGGGATCGAACGAGAAGAAGCTGGTGCGTGTCACCATTTTCCAGCAGCCCTACACGCTGCGCTCCTCCGGCGAATCCGGTGATACTGAAGAACTTGCCCACGCCGTGGATGAGTTGATGAATCAGATCGCAACCCGGAGTGCTGGAGCGGACCCGACCCGCGTCGCTGTTTTGGCTTGCCTGCATCTGGCCGACAAGGTCAGACAGCGGGAGCAGGAGTACAACCGCCTGCGCACCCGGCTCGTGGAGATCGACGAGCACCTCTCCGAAACCCTACAGATTGACGAGTAA
- a CDS encoding sigma-54 dependent transcriptional regulator — protein sequence MHPRPDPDNRWQILVADDDPAAIALLKAVLSGLDVTITGAETGAEALEIVRTRPPGLVLLDLIMPDVRGLELLDQIIQTSPETDVILITAHYSTDSAVEAVQRGAFDYLTKPISIDKLRQKIIAWTEQKQKRTAAHELESKLVEISQCEGLLGMSPAMMEVFNRMQRIAPHYSTALVTGETGTGKEVLARVLHQLSPVSDGPFVVCNCAALPESLFESELFGHIRGAYTGAVDTKKGLLESADGGTLFLDEIAEVPMAMQAKLLRVLQNRQFQRIGDPTARKVTVRIICATHRNLRTMVDERLFREDLYYRLAHVELRLPRLVDRQDDLRLLVHHFLTKFGDQFGKPGLTLSRAAKALAWRYPWPGNVRELENSLNYCAMMCRGNVINIEDFPESISQYKVDGGRSVTFTDDEDMVSLEEVERRYVQQVLDRVQGNRTKAAEILGIGRATLYRILGRGRADADPEPAPRKSRQSA from the coding sequence ATGCACCCGAGACCTGATCCTGACAATCGGTGGCAGATTCTGGTCGCCGACGATGACCCGGCGGCAATCGCGCTCCTGAAAGCTGTCCTCTCCGGCCTGGACGTCACCATCACCGGTGCCGAGACCGGTGCGGAAGCCCTCGAGATCGTCCGGACGCGCCCACCCGGCCTAGTCCTGCTAGACCTCATAATGCCCGACGTGCGTGGCCTGGAACTGCTGGATCAGATCATCCAGACCAGCCCGGAGACGGACGTCATCCTGATCACTGCCCATTACTCCACCGATTCGGCGGTGGAGGCGGTGCAGCGTGGCGCCTTCGACTACCTCACGAAGCCGATCTCAATCGACAAGCTGAGGCAGAAGATCATCGCCTGGACGGAGCAGAAACAGAAGCGTACCGCCGCCCACGAACTGGAATCGAAGCTGGTCGAGATCTCGCAGTGCGAAGGCCTGCTGGGCATGAGCCCGGCCATGATGGAGGTCTTCAACCGCATGCAACGCATCGCTCCGCACTACTCGACGGCCTTGGTGACGGGTGAGACCGGCACTGGCAAAGAGGTGCTGGCGCGGGTACTCCATCAGTTGAGTCCGGTTTCCGATGGGCCGTTTGTGGTCTGCAACTGCGCGGCGCTGCCGGAGAGCCTCTTTGAAAGCGAACTGTTTGGTCATATTCGCGGTGCCTATACGGGTGCCGTGGACACCAAGAAGGGGCTCCTGGAATCGGCTGACGGCGGCACGCTGTTTCTCGACGAGATCGCCGAGGTGCCGATGGCGATGCAGGCTAAGCTTCTGCGCGTACTCCAGAACCGGCAGTTTCAGAGGATCGGCGACCCCACGGCTCGCAAGGTGACGGTGCGTATCATCTGCGCCACCCACCGCAACTTACGCACCATGGTCGACGAACGCCTGTTCCGCGAGGACCTGTACTATCGTCTGGCGCACGTCGAGCTGAGGCTCCCTCGCCTGGTGGACCGCCAGGACGATTTACGGCTGCTGGTCCATCATTTCCTGACCAAGTTCGGCGACCAGTTCGGCAAGCCCGGGCTGACGCTGAGCCGCGCCGCCAAGGCGCTTGCCTGGCGTTATCCCTGGCCTGGCAACGTTCGGGAGCTGGAGAACTCACTGAACTACTGCGCCATGATGTGCCGGGGCAACGTCATCAATATCGAAGATTTCCCGGAATCGATCTCGCAGTACAAAGTGGACGGAGGCCGGTCGGTCACCTTCACGGACGACGAAGACATGGTGTCGTTGGAAGAAGTGGAACGCCGCTATGTTCAGCAGGTTCTCGATCGGGTTCAAGGAAACCGAACCAAGGCTGCTGAGATTCTGGGCATCGGACGGGCGACGCTCTACCGGATTCTGGGCCGCGGGCGTGCGGATGCGGACCCGGAGCCTGCGCCGAGGAAGAGTCGGCAGTCGGCGTGA